The Micromonospora sp. WMMD961 genome has a segment encoding these proteins:
- a CDS encoding penicillin-binding protein 2, whose protein sequence is MNAPLRRVGVVVMVLFGLLFANLNWVQFQKADEYRTSDYNGRVQVADYKRKRGNIEAGGTALATSKETTGNLKFLRTYPGGAKYAHVLGYKPVNLADQGIERAEDDFLAGNSDQLLGDRLKDMFTGDDSGGGNVLLTLSKQAQDAAYDQLRNNEVGAKKGAAIAIDPRTGAVQALVSMPSFDPNPLASHDSTEAAAAYSKLEKDPGEPLKNRALSETLPPGSTFKIVVAAAALENGVTKTTQIPAGSSYTPPTSGTPIRNAAPSICPEAKVTLLEAVTESCNTGFAQLGVQLGADALKEKARQFGFEQEDLTVGQLGEGGLPTAASRTGDMQNPDGSTDPAALAQSSIGQNNVRMTPLEGAMIAGSIANSGKQMRPYLVRQLLAPDRTTSYYTASARELRQPVSSQVATDLREMMVSVVQKGTGKKAAISGYTVGGKTGTAQSAPDRPDHGWFIGFAMDKNGNPVSAVCVMLEQAGPGGSAEAARIAGQIMRAAITDPGGR, encoded by the coding sequence GTGAACGCACCACTGCGCCGGGTCGGCGTCGTCGTCATGGTCCTGTTCGGCCTGCTCTTCGCCAACCTCAACTGGGTCCAGTTCCAGAAGGCCGACGAGTACCGCACCAGCGACTACAACGGTCGGGTCCAGGTTGCCGACTACAAGCGCAAGCGGGGCAACATCGAGGCTGGCGGCACGGCGCTGGCCACCAGCAAGGAGACCACCGGCAACCTGAAGTTCCTGCGCACCTACCCGGGCGGCGCCAAGTACGCGCACGTGCTCGGTTACAAGCCGGTCAACCTGGCCGACCAGGGCATCGAGCGGGCAGAGGACGACTTCCTGGCCGGCAACAGCGACCAGCTGCTCGGCGACCGGTTGAAGGACATGTTCACCGGGGACGACAGCGGTGGCGGCAACGTGTTGCTCACGCTCTCCAAGCAGGCCCAGGATGCGGCGTACGACCAGCTGCGCAACAACGAGGTGGGAGCGAAGAAGGGCGCGGCCATCGCCATCGACCCGCGTACCGGGGCGGTGCAGGCGCTGGTCTCCATGCCCAGCTTCGATCCGAACCCGTTGGCCAGCCACGACAGCACCGAAGCGGCTGCCGCGTACTCCAAGCTGGAGAAGGACCCGGGCGAACCGCTGAAGAACCGCGCGCTCTCCGAGACGCTGCCGCCGGGCTCCACCTTCAAGATCGTGGTGGCCGCCGCGGCGCTGGAGAACGGCGTCACCAAGACGACCCAGATCCCGGCCGGTTCCAGCTACACCCCGCCCACCTCCGGCACCCCGATCCGTAATGCCGCCCCGTCGATCTGCCCGGAGGCGAAGGTCACCCTGCTGGAGGCGGTCACCGAGTCGTGCAACACCGGCTTCGCCCAGCTCGGTGTGCAACTCGGTGCCGATGCCCTCAAGGAGAAGGCCCGGCAGTTCGGTTTCGAGCAGGAGGACCTCACCGTCGGCCAGCTCGGCGAGGGTGGTCTGCCCACCGCGGCCAGCCGGACCGGGGACATGCAGAACCCGGACGGCAGCACCGACCCGGCCGCACTGGCCCAGTCCTCGATCGGCCAGAACAACGTCCGGATGACCCCGCTCGAAGGTGCCATGATCGCTGGCTCGATCGCGAACAGTGGCAAGCAGATGCGGCCGTACCTGGTCCGGCAGTTGCTCGCGCCCGACCGGACCACCAGCTACTACACCGCCAGTGCGCGGGAGCTGCGTCAACCGGTCAGCTCGCAGGTCGCCACCGACCTGCGGGAGATGATGGTCAGCGTGGTCCAGAAGGGCACCGGTAAGAAGGCCGCGATCAGCGGTTACACGGTCGGTGGCAAGACGGGTACCGCGCAGTCCGCCCCGGACCGGCCCGACCACGGTTGGTTCATCGGCTTCGCCATGGACAAGAACGGCAACCCGGTCTCCGCGGTCTGCGTGATGCTCGAACAGGCCGGCCCCGGTGGCAGCGCCGAGGCGGCCCGGATCGCCGGCCAGATCATGCGCGCCGCCATCACCGATCCCGGGGGTCGCTGA
- a CDS encoding serine/threonine-protein kinase produces MLSPGVQLGNRYRLDERIASGGMGDVWRGTDQVLGRTVAVKSLLPALLDDPDFGERFRGEARTMATINHPGVVDVYDFGNDQQIAFLVMEYVEGDALSSTLSRVGRLTPARTMALVAQAADALHAAHEKGIVHRDVKPGNLLVRPNGTLVLTDFGIARSDMVGQLTAAGSVLGTASYISPEQATGGVATPASDVYALGVVAYQCLAGRRPFEGDNPLDIAMKHVREKPRPLPADIPPQVRAVVERALAKDPAARWPSAAALAGVARQLKATLSQQARAGANSGPVSAAPASPAAPGRAQVPQAHHMRPPGARPPVAGPRPTAVAPAQQPRPTAVAPAVQPARPPVAPNGYPRGAAAVPAGPPRQEHPPAYVRQAGPSMPPPAPRRSRPGMVLLAILLAVLVLVCSGVISYNLRKQSQAGEPAGLTPRAVTSGALRLDGRDDPTPTSYRREVRLQPDDGGTTTSEGRQTR; encoded by the coding sequence ATGCTCAGCCCCGGCGTCCAACTCGGCAACCGCTACCGTCTCGACGAGCGGATCGCCAGCGGCGGCATGGGCGACGTCTGGCGCGGCACCGACCAGGTGCTCGGCCGGACGGTCGCGGTGAAGAGCCTGCTCCCGGCACTGCTCGACGACCCGGACTTCGGCGAGCGGTTCCGCGGCGAGGCCCGCACCATGGCCACCATCAACCACCCCGGCGTGGTGGACGTCTACGACTTCGGCAACGACCAGCAGATCGCGTTCCTGGTCATGGAGTACGTCGAGGGCGACGCCCTGTCGTCCACGCTGAGCCGGGTCGGGCGGCTCACGCCGGCCCGGACGATGGCGCTCGTCGCGCAGGCCGCGGACGCGCTGCACGCCGCGCACGAAAAGGGCATCGTGCACCGCGACGTGAAGCCGGGCAACCTGCTCGTCCGGCCGAACGGCACGCTGGTGCTGACCGACTTCGGCATCGCCCGCTCCGACATGGTCGGCCAGCTCACCGCCGCCGGATCCGTGCTCGGCACCGCCTCCTACATCTCCCCCGAGCAGGCAACCGGCGGCGTGGCCACCCCCGCGTCCGACGTGTACGCGCTCGGCGTGGTCGCCTACCAGTGCCTTGCCGGTCGGCGGCCGTTCGAGGGTGACAATCCACTCGACATCGCGATGAAGCACGTGCGGGAGAAGCCCCGGCCGCTGCCGGCCGACATCCCGCCGCAGGTGCGCGCGGTGGTGGAACGGGCCCTCGCGAAGGACCCGGCAGCCCGTTGGCCGAGCGCAGCCGCCCTCGCCGGGGTCGCTCGTCAGCTCAAGGCAACGCTCTCGCAGCAGGCCAGGGCCGGTGCCAACTCCGGGCCGGTCTCCGCAGCGCCGGCCTCGCCCGCGGCACCCGGCCGGGCCCAGGTGCCGCAGGCGCACCACATGCGTCCGCCCGGTGCCCGCCCGCCGGTCGCCGGGCCGAGGCCGACCGCTGTCGCGCCGGCCCAGCAGCCGCGCCCCACCGCCGTCGCGCCGGCCGTCCAGCCCGCCCGGCCGCCGGTCGCACCGAACGGCTACCCGCGCGGTGCCGCCGCGGTGCCCGCCGGGCCACCCCGACAGGAACACCCGCCGGCGTACGTCCGGCAGGCCGGCCCGTCGATGCCGCCACCTGCTCCTCGCCGGTCCCGGCCTGGAATGGTGCTTCTCGCCATCCTGTTGGCGGTGCTGGTCCTGGTTTGCTCCGGCGTGATTTCCTACAACCTGCGGAAGCAGTCGCAGGCCGGTGAACCCGCCGGGCTGACTCCGCGCGCCGTGACGTCCGGCGCGCTACGACTCGACGGACGCGACGATCCGACACCGACGTCGTACCGTCGAGAGGTACGACTCCAGCCGGACGACGGCGGGACGACGACGAGCGAAGGACGACAGACGCGATGA
- the pknB gene encoding Stk1 family PASTA domain-containing Ser/Thr kinase: MTAQARLLGGRYQVGELLGYGGMAEVHRGRDLRLGRDVAIKMLRTDLARDATFQMRFRREAQNAASLNHPAIVAVYDTGEETAPTGETLPFIVMEFVNGRTLKEVLGAEGRLQPRRALEICADMCAALEFSHRHGIIHRDIKPGNVMLTQTGQVKVMDFGIARALASGATTMTQTSAVIGTAQYLSPEQARGEAVDARSDVYAAGCVLFELVCGHPPFVGDSPVSVAYQHVRETPPTPSDINPDVTPAIDAIVLKALSKNPLNRYQSAGEMRADLLRAAAGRPVLATPVMREAETVAMAPAGGGGGYPAPTRGPQTGQMARVGDPRQRKASSWLIATFSAVGVLAVIALVAALLWNQQQGKANKSVPNLVGKSQAAAVAEIRGADLQPQVGESVLDNECTKGTVAKQNPAPATRLKQAGTVTIQLCGGKPDVTIPPSLVNSQFDNVKTQLEDLGLVVEEKKVDNPAQEGIVLKLTPPSGTTVAQDTKVVVEVSKGNVNKVPNVINSTRDEAAQELRDAGYKVEFRDGDEVPANQAGRVQKQSPNPGTSLAKDKTVTIEIGVPEKVVDPTPTVTPTVTPTATPTTPGGAGGIGLPFPPPPSRLSED, from the coding sequence ATGACAGCGCAGGCCCGCCTGCTCGGTGGCAGGTACCAGGTCGGCGAGCTGCTCGGCTATGGCGGCATGGCCGAGGTGCACCGCGGTCGCGACCTCCGGCTCGGTCGGGACGTCGCGATCAAGATGCTCCGTACCGACCTGGCCCGGGACGCGACATTCCAGATGCGGTTCCGCCGGGAGGCGCAGAACGCGGCGTCGCTCAACCACCCGGCGATCGTGGCGGTCTACGACACCGGCGAGGAGACCGCGCCGACCGGCGAGACGCTGCCGTTCATCGTCATGGAGTTCGTCAACGGGCGGACCTTGAAGGAGGTGCTCGGCGCCGAGGGTCGGCTGCAGCCGCGCCGGGCGTTGGAGATCTGCGCCGACATGTGCGCGGCGCTGGAGTTCAGCCACCGGCACGGCATCATCCACCGTGACATCAAGCCGGGCAACGTGATGCTCACCCAGACCGGCCAGGTCAAGGTGATGGACTTCGGCATCGCCCGCGCGCTGGCCAGCGGTGCGACCACCATGACGCAGACCAGCGCGGTGATCGGTACGGCGCAGTACCTGTCCCCGGAGCAGGCGCGCGGCGAGGCCGTCGACGCCCGTTCCGATGTGTACGCGGCCGGCTGTGTGCTCTTCGAGCTGGTGTGCGGCCACCCGCCGTTCGTCGGGGACAGCCCGGTCAGTGTCGCCTACCAGCACGTACGGGAGACGCCGCCGACGCCGAGCGACATCAACCCGGACGTCACCCCGGCCATCGACGCGATCGTCCTCAAGGCGCTGTCGAAGAACCCGCTCAACCGCTACCAGAGCGCCGGCGAGATGCGGGCCGACCTGCTCCGCGCCGCCGCCGGTCGGCCGGTGCTGGCCACCCCGGTGATGCGTGAGGCGGAGACGGTGGCGATGGCCCCGGCCGGCGGCGGGGGCGGCTACCCGGCTCCCACCCGTGGGCCGCAGACCGGGCAGATGGCTCGGGTCGGTGACCCGCGCCAGCGCAAGGCGTCCTCCTGGCTGATCGCGACGTTCAGTGCGGTAGGTGTGCTGGCGGTGATCGCCCTGGTCGCCGCCCTGCTCTGGAACCAGCAGCAGGGCAAGGCCAACAAGTCGGTGCCGAACCTGGTCGGCAAGAGTCAGGCCGCCGCGGTCGCCGAAATCCGTGGCGCCGATCTGCAACCGCAGGTGGGCGAATCCGTCCTGGACAACGAGTGCACCAAGGGCACCGTCGCTAAGCAGAATCCCGCGCCGGCCACCCGGTTGAAGCAGGCCGGCACGGTGACCATCCAGCTCTGCGGTGGCAAGCCGGACGTGACGATCCCACCTAGCCTGGTCAACTCTCAGTTCGACAACGTCAAGACCCAACTCGAGGACCTCGGGTTGGTGGTCGAGGAGAAGAAGGTCGACAACCCCGCGCAGGAGGGCATCGTCCTCAAGCTGACCCCACCCTCGGGGACCACCGTCGCGCAGGACACCAAGGTGGTCGTCGAGGTCTCCAAGGGCAACGTCAACAAGGTGCCCAACGTGATCAACTCGACGCGGGACGAGGCCGCCCAGGAGCTCCGCGACGCGGGCTACAAGGTCGAGTTCCGCGATGGCGACGAGGTGCCGGCCAACCAGGCCGGTCGGGTGCAGAAGCAGAGCCCGAACCCGGGCACCTCGCTGGCCAAGGACAAGACGGTGACCATCGAGATCGGCGTCCCGGAGAAGGTCGTCGACCCGACGCCCACCGTGACGCCCACCGTGACGCCGACAGCCACGCCGACCACTCCCGGTGGCGCGGGCGGGATCGGTCTGCCGTTCCCGCCTCCGCCGAGCCGCCTCTCCGAGGACTAG
- a CDS encoding ElyC/SanA/YdcF family protein, translating into MTDVEASGAPVRRRLRRLAVLGVAALVLASIPWLWTTLTARGHVHAEADAPSADVVIVLGTAVAADRQRPSDRLAGRLETAAALVTSGRATVVLVSGDGGGTSGDEPAVMTSYLTERGVDPRRIVADPFGLDTYDSCARARQVYGIERALIVTQSYHLSRAVTLCRHLGLDVDGVIARCDGCGAALLAEKSVRDYFASGKAAWDAVRSRAPAIHSPADPAVQNALRG; encoded by the coding sequence ATGACCGACGTGGAGGCTTCCGGCGCGCCGGTGCGGCGTCGCCTTCGACGGTTGGCCGTCCTGGGTGTCGCCGCGCTGGTGCTCGCCAGCATCCCGTGGCTGTGGACGACGCTCACCGCCCGTGGGCACGTGCACGCCGAGGCCGACGCGCCGTCCGCCGACGTGGTGATCGTCCTCGGCACCGCGGTGGCGGCTGACCGGCAGCGGCCATCCGACCGGCTCGCCGGCCGTCTGGAGACCGCCGCCGCGCTGGTGACCAGCGGACGCGCCACGGTGGTCCTGGTGTCCGGCGACGGTGGCGGCACGTCAGGTGACGAGCCGGCGGTGATGACCTCGTACCTCACCGAGCGCGGCGTCGATCCGCGTCGAATCGTGGCCGACCCCTTCGGCCTGGACACCTACGACAGTTGCGCCCGAGCGCGTCAGGTGTACGGCATCGAGCGGGCCCTGATCGTGACCCAGTCCTACCACCTGTCCCGGGCGGTGACCCTGTGCCGACATCTCGGCCTCGACGTCGACGGAGTGATCGCCAGGTGCGACGGCTGCGGTGCCGCCCTGCTCGCCGAGAAGTCGGTCCGGGACTACTTCGCCAGTGGCAAGGCGGCGTGGGACGCGGTCCGCAGCCGTGCGCCGGCGATCCACTCGCCGGCTGATCCGGCGGTCCAGAACGCGCTGCGGGGCTGA
- a CDS encoding aminodeoxychorismate/anthranilate synthase component II → MRILVIDNYDSFVFNIVQYLGQLGVDCEVRRNDEIDVAEVGRVGADGVLLSPGPGSPDRAGICLDVIRKYAGELPIFGVCLGHQAIGEAFGATVTRAPELLHGKTSEVRHHSVGVLAGLPDPFTATRYHSLAVLPETLPDELEVTGWTGSGVVMAMRHRTLPIEGVQFHPESVLTEGGHLMLANWLASCGHQEALERAPALAAEVDARRLAAFAAS, encoded by the coding sequence ATGCGCATTCTGGTGATCGACAACTACGACTCGTTCGTCTTCAACATCGTGCAGTATCTGGGCCAGCTCGGCGTGGACTGCGAGGTCCGCCGCAACGACGAGATCGACGTCGCCGAGGTGGGCCGGGTCGGCGCGGACGGCGTCCTGCTCTCGCCGGGGCCGGGCAGCCCCGACCGGGCCGGCATCTGCCTGGACGTCATCCGCAAGTACGCGGGTGAGCTGCCGATCTTCGGTGTCTGCCTCGGTCACCAGGCGATCGGCGAGGCGTTCGGAGCGACCGTGACCCGGGCCCCCGAGCTGCTGCACGGCAAGACCTCCGAGGTGCGGCACCACTCGGTCGGCGTACTCGCCGGTCTGCCGGACCCCTTCACCGCCACCCGGTACCACTCCCTCGCCGTGCTTCCCGAGACGCTTCCCGACGAGTTGGAGGTCACCGGCTGGACCGGCTCCGGGGTGGTGATGGCGATGCGGCACCGCACCTTGCCCATCGAGGGCGTCCAGTTCCACCCGGAGTCGGTGCTCACCGAAGGCGGCCACCTGATGTTGGCGAACTGGCTCGCCAGTTGCGGTCACCAGGAGGCGCTGGAGCGCGCACCCGCGCTCGCCGCCGAGGTCGACGCCCGCCGACTCGCCGCCTTCGCCGCCAGCTGA
- a CDS encoding class E sortase encodes MPTTPATRPPAMDSTALMGAVPRASVPDEPTGDGDKPGEPPRPRRGERVVQLRPHQTGEGYKSVYSELTRPSLGSRIRTGIRVSGEVLITFGLVVLLFAGYEVWGKSAIVDAHQNDLNNQLAQEWGPTDDPTVAPSAGPSVKPSPPVRGKPIAGLYIPKLDKNWVVVEGVTQEDIRYAPGHYPASALPGQVGNFSVAGHRNRATFWRLDELDDGDPIVVESKTDWYVYRVSQSRIVRPTQVEVVAPVPGEPDKKPTKRMLTLTTCNPKFDNYQRLIIHAELDRTQPKSAGRPTELGG; translated from the coding sequence GTGCCCACCACGCCCGCCACCCGGCCGCCAGCCATGGACTCGACGGCGCTGATGGGCGCCGTCCCCCGCGCTTCCGTCCCGGACGAGCCGACCGGTGACGGTGACAAGCCCGGCGAGCCTCCCCGACCCCGGCGCGGCGAACGGGTCGTCCAACTCCGGCCGCACCAGACCGGCGAGGGCTACAAGAGCGTCTACTCCGAGCTGACCCGGCCGTCGCTCGGTTCTCGGATACGCACCGGCATCCGCGTCAGCGGCGAGGTCCTGATCACCTTCGGCCTCGTGGTGCTGCTCTTCGCCGGCTACGAGGTCTGGGGCAAGTCGGCCATCGTCGACGCCCACCAGAACGACCTCAACAACCAACTGGCCCAGGAGTGGGGGCCCACCGACGACCCGACCGTGGCTCCGTCGGCCGGCCCGAGCGTCAAACCGTCACCACCCGTACGCGGCAAGCCGATCGCGGGCCTCTACATCCCGAAGCTCGACAAGAACTGGGTCGTGGTCGAGGGCGTCACCCAGGAGGACATCCGCTACGCCCCGGGCCACTACCCGGCCAGCGCGTTGCCCGGCCAGGTCGGCAACTTCTCCGTCGCCGGCCACCGCAACCGGGCCACCTTCTGGCGGCTGGACGAACTCGACGACGGCGACCCGATCGTGGTCGAGAGCAAGACCGACTGGTACGTCTACCGGGTGTCACAGTCGCGGATCGTCCGGCCGACGCAGGTGGAAGTGGTCGCGCCGGTGCCCGGCGAGCCGGACAAGAAGCCGACCAAGCGGATGCTCACCCTGACCACGTGCAACCCCAAGTTCGACAACTACCAGCGTCTGATCATCCACGCCGAACTGGACCGCACCCAACCCAAGTCGGCGGGACGGCCGACGGAGCTGGGAGGCTGA
- a CDS encoding DUF881 domain-containing protein: MEYTSGATSWQKVLRRAAAGLLPRRPRQRQPGWSIGVPLIAAAAGLLFTTSATTADGTALREDRRPQLNQLIEERREQVAASERRAATLRGEVEQRTNTLAGSDAPIKNQQNRAQGSLQAAGFTALTGSGVTVELNDAPQIDQTQSDASNDDLVVHQGDVQAVVNALWAGGAEAMSIMNVRVLTTSAVRCVGNTLLLHGRVYSPPFKIVAIGDPAALQQALASSEGVRLFKDAVDDYQLGYKETVSTVRVPAFEDSTSLRSATVPK, encoded by the coding sequence GTGGAGTACACATCCGGCGCTACCTCCTGGCAGAAGGTCCTCCGACGGGCCGCCGCCGGGCTGCTGCCCCGGCGACCGCGTCAACGCCAACCAGGTTGGTCGATCGGGGTGCCCCTGATCGCCGCCGCGGCCGGGCTGCTCTTCACCACCAGCGCGACCACCGCCGACGGCACCGCCCTGCGCGAGGACCGGCGGCCCCAACTCAACCAGCTCATCGAGGAACGGCGCGAGCAGGTCGCGGCGAGCGAACGCCGGGCCGCCACGCTGCGCGGTGAGGTCGAGCAGCGGACCAACACCCTGGCCGGCTCCGATGCGCCGATCAAGAACCAGCAGAATCGTGCCCAGGGCAGCCTCCAGGCCGCCGGGTTCACCGCTCTCACCGGCTCTGGCGTCACCGTGGAGCTCAACGACGCGCCGCAGATCGACCAGACCCAGTCGGACGCCAGCAACGACGACCTGGTGGTGCATCAGGGGGACGTCCAGGCGGTGGTCAACGCGCTCTGGGCCGGCGGAGCGGAGGCCATGTCAATCATGAACGTCCGCGTGCTCACCACCAGCGCGGTACGCTGCGTCGGTAACACCCTGCTGCTTCATGGCCGGGTGTACTCCCCACCGTTCAAGATCGTAGCAATCGGCGATCCCGCTGCCCTCCAGCAGGCCCTCGCCAGCTCTGAGGGAGTCCGGTTGTTCAAGGACGCGGTCGACGACTACCAGCTCGGTTACAAGGAGACGGTTTCCACGGTGCGAGTGCCGGCATTCGAGGACTCGACCTCCCTGCGCTCGGCGACGGTGCCCAAGTGA
- a CDS encoding cell division protein CrgA has translation MPKSQVRKKKVYTPPTDVRPTTAASSRKPSPVWLPVTAVALIVAGIGWLVVYYLSEQEYPVMAWGYWNLAVGFGAMVASLALLSRWR, from the coding sequence GTGCCCAAGTCACAGGTCCGTAAGAAGAAGGTGTACACCCCGCCGACGGACGTCCGTCCGACGACGGCGGCGTCGTCGCGCAAGCCTAGCCCGGTGTGGTTGCCGGTCACCGCGGTCGCCTTGATCGTGGCTGGGATCGGCTGGCTGGTCGTGTACTACCTGTCCGAGCAGGAGTACCCGGTCATGGCCTGGGGCTACTGGAACCTCGCGGTCGGCTTCGGCGCGATGGTCGCCTCGCTGGCGTTGCTCTCTCGCTGGCGCTGA